The genomic DNA AGCGTCATCGGTCGCTACTGCTGGAACTACCTCAAATACTTCTCACATGATCAAGGGGAAGAAAGTCTATTGCAATGAAGGCAAAGACAGGAAGGGATATTGAAACTTAAGTGACTAGAAGTATGACAATAACGGCCAAATCCAATCAAAGGCGGAAGGGCGAAGAATGGCACTAAAGGCAGATGGGTAGGCTGGAATTGAAACACGAAAAAAATTGAGACCAAAAATCAGAGGGCAATCGgaagtggctctgataccatgaagattTTGAACGGAAAAGCATATAAATTCATTTACATGCAGCCCTAGTTATAAGGTTAGAATATACAATTATGGGGAAGTTTACAATAGGAAGGATTACAACACATTTAGGAAAGATTATAATACAAAAGATTAGAAAAGTTTCTTAATCTGTTTTAAGAAACTAATCTAATCAagaccaaaaaataaaacattctaAAACTGCACTGCTGCCTcctctcctttcctttcccAGTGTCATTCTCTTcacaagaataaaaatgaaagatgGAGCAAGAGCACCCCTGCATCATATCCCCTTGGTGTTGTTCCCTTTACAAAGTAGAAATGAAGCACAAACAAATGCACCCAAAGGTCAAATAGGCAGGACACTAAAAACTAAACACATACCTCGTGCCATAACATTCTGAGTAGCAAAAAGAAACCCCTAGCACGAAGCTATTAAGACGCAACACGTTGCCTCAAAAGACAGTTCACCACAGAAAAAAGCAAAAGCTCGCTATAGAGTTACCTATAAAGCATGAATACAATAATGTATAACCCTCACCCGGTAAGATCAACCGATCTCTTGTCCTACTCCTACACTCATAGAGTTACCAGCTCCAACAAGACAATTAAGTAACAAGCTAACTGCAAACAATTTTTTCAAGCTAGCTCGGGAGGGGATTGCTCCGAGCTAGTAATACGATCCAATCCAACCCAACTAACCATTTTGCTGATAGCGCTAATTAAACTCAACtcttttatatatacaaatatgaAGTCGCGATAGGAGACTCGAATATTACAAGCTTCAAACAGTTGGCGGGCTCTAAGCCACACGAATCCAATAGACAAGAATAAACAAAGTAAATCTCTGAGAAATATGTCAGGAAAAGGGAGGCCGTAGTACCGTCCAAATATCGGGGGGGACGAGGATGATAACGGAGAGGGAACAGAACCAGGCGTATCCGACGGTGAAGAGCACATAGCGAGGCACATCCGGACCAGCGAAGTACCTCAATGTGAAGATCACCATGCCTAGAGTCAATGGAAACGACATCAAGTAAAAGACCCACATCGCTCCCTCAATGAAAACCCTCAATTTCTCTGTTCTTCGCCGATCCCTGTGGTTTCTGGCTCCTGCAGAGACCGGCGGGAGCTGCCCTTCGGGGGTTCTTTGCTGCTCATAGCATGTATAATTAGATGtgttaattataattatgattataattaatataattaacattataatttacctaaaattattttttttaaaataaaatttggtggGCGGTGCAAATGGCAATCCCCGTTGCAAGTTTAATCATCCAATAGGAATCGAGATTTAAGGTGTGGCGATCCGACTTGAAGCCCAACTTCACATCTGAGCCGTCCATTTCAGCTGAGTAAACCCAACCAAAAGCACATCGATTACAAATAATAACCGTCCGATTTACTTTTCTCGTACTTATATACTCCTGCACCTCGGCGTCGATTACCTTCTTCCGTTCGCTTTGTCTGGGCCGCCtcgagagagacagagagagagagagagcgatcGAGGAGCGTCTTCGTCCAAGGCTGTCAATTTGAGAGGTAAGTTTCAATGTGGTTTCCAAGATTTAACTAGGTTTATCCGTTTTCTGATTCTTTAGGGGATCTCTGTTCGTTCTTCGACCATTGGATTCTAGGGTTTGTCTTGGGGGGCCTGTCCGTTGCTCGTTTATGCTTTGTTTTCTTGTcctgtttatatttttatctcatcTTCTCGCGCTTGCTTGATTCATTAGGTTTTTAATTCGGAACGATTTGGTTGTTTTTGTCACTAGTTCTGTGGGGATTTGGGGGTAGCGTTTCCGAAATTAGGGTTTCTCCGGGAGTCCGATTGGTGGAGGCGTTGATCGTTTGTTCAGTTGATCTTCAATTCGGAGACATTTTCCCTTTCTTGTTCCTCGTTGGTTGcgttgttattaaaaaaaaaaaagattgttaTTTCGGGAAACTTTTGGTTTGGACGTTGTGGATTATTTGCTGTAGATATGGTGAAATTTACTGCCGTAGTGCAGCTTGTAATGTATGGAATGCATTGTTAATTACTGAAATTATCTGGTTTATGGTCAGATGGCTCGTACCAAGCAAACTGCTCGCAAGTCCACTGGAGGGAAAGCTCCCAGGAAGCAACTCGCCACCAAGGTATGTTCCCCATGAAATTGAGACCTGTCTATCCGCCCAACCGGTGCAACTTTGACCtgtttaaaataatgaaattgtaATTGGGGTTTATTCAGGCCGCGCGTAAGTCTGCCCCGACGACTGGAGGTGTCAAGAAGCCTCATAGATACCGCCCTGGAACTGTTGCTCTTCGGTGAGTTTGAATTGGTATATTATTTTAACAGGGACAATACATTATCATGTTATGTCTGATTAATTAAATGAGCACATTGGCAGATAGGATTTATTTGTTCTGTGAATGTTGTGCAGTGAGATCCGTAAGTACCAGAAGAGTACTGAGCTTCTGATCAGGAAACTTCCATTCCAGAGGCTTGTCCGCGAGATTGCTCAGGACTTCAAGGTATTAGAATTTTCAAGAATCAATATAGTTCCTAGCCTGTTCTGTTAGCGTGAATTTTGTGGGTTAATTTTTCTGCTTTGTGGTGGCATTTGTTGCAGACTGATTTGCGTTTCCAGAGCCATGCCGTCCTGGCACTGCAGGAGGCTGCTGAGGCTTACCTTGTGGGTCTCTTTGAAGACACCAACCTTTGTGCCATCCATGCCA from Diospyros lotus cultivar Yz01 chromosome 4, ASM1463336v1, whole genome shotgun sequence includes the following:
- the LOC127799310 gene encoding histone H3.3, which codes for MARTKQTARKSTGGKAPRKQLATKAARKSAPTTGGVKKPHRYRPGTVALREIRKYQKSTELLIRKLPFQRLVREIAQDFKTDLRFQSHAVLALQEAAEAYLVGLFEDTNLCAIHAKRVTIMPKDIQLARRIRGERA